CCTACAAGCTGAGAGAGGTGGATGATAGGTTTTCTAACATCTGAGTGGTTCTCATCTTGATATCTCTCTTGATAGATGTCAAGTTGCATTTGGCAAAGTGGGCATGGAGTGACAACTACGTCTGCGCCATTTTGATCAGCGTTATTTACGATCTGGCTTGACATTTTTCTTACTGATTTTCCAGCTGGATAGCTAGCGTGGAAGCCGCAGCAGTCAAGTCTTTTCTCAAATGGCACGATAGTAGCACCAAGTGCGCTTACAACAGTTTCAAAGCTCTTTGGATTTACTGAGCTTTCTTTGTTATGTAGATCTTTTTCAGGTCTTAGGCTGTGGCAGCCGTAAAATAGCGCTACTTTTAGACCGCTAAGTGGTTTAACAACCTTTGCTCTTAGCGTATCGACATTTTGGTAAAGCTCCCAAAGAAGGCTTGTTACCTCAGATGTACCGTTATATTTCATATTGCCTTCAGCTAAAAATGTATTTATACGATCTTTTGCACCCTTGTCAAGCGTGCTTTTAGCCCTTGTTAGAGTTAGCATACAAGTTGAGCATGTCGTAAGCATCGGCATATTCATCTGCTCTGCAAGCGCTATATTTCTAGCATTTGCTACAAGTGCAGCCATAGGATCGACGTCTTGTGCTTGTTGAGCACCACAGCAGCTCCAGCCCTTTATCTCGTGAAGCTTCCAGCCAAGTACTGGAGCGATGGCCTCAAGCGACATCTTAGCCTCTTTAGCTGCTTGAGTGAGTACGCATCCTGGGAAAAAAGCGAATTCATTTTGCATAATTACTCCTTACTAGCAGCTTTGCGAGCCGCATTTATCATTTTTACTAGATCGTCATGACCTTCTATGTCTTCTTCGCCAAATACATGAAGCGGATTCATCTTGCCAGCAAGCATTAAGTTTGCAGCGATGTCTAGTTTGCCCATATTTTTGATAACGCCTTCTGAACGAAGTGCAAGTCTAACCTCATTTAGTCTGCCTGAGCCTTCAACTAGATCAGTCAAAAACGCCTCAGCGTGATCTGGTCCCATGCCCTCATTAAAGCCTTTTTGTATAGCCATGATGCGAAGATCAGTTATGTCGCCGCATGCGCTTATGCCTTTTGGACAGCGATCAGCACACTCTTGGCATTTTACACACATCCAAAGGCCATTATCGATAGCTGGTTTTAGGTGTGGCATAGGATCTTTGCTACGTGAGTCAAAGGCAGCTCTATAAGCATGAACAAATACAAATGGCTGCATATAATCACTCGCGTCTGCTTCAAGTTTATTACACTCGCTAGCGCATGCACCGCAAAGTATGCAGTCCCATTCAAGTGCGACTTTGTCGTACTCTTTTTGGCTTTGCTTACAGCCTTTTGCAGCGCTAAATTCTGGCTTAGCAGTGATGCTTGGTTTGATCTTGCGTAAATTTTCGATACTTGGCTCCCAATCCACCATAAGATCTGAAATAACCTTAAAATTTCCAAGTGGTGAAATTCTAATAGTATCTGGATTGCCATACTCAGCCAAAAGCTCGTTCATCTTTGTATCGCAAGCTAGATATGAGTGACCATTTACTCTAACAGCGCACGCACCGCATATCGCTGAGCGGCAAGATGCTGTGAAATTTAACGTCGCATCCTTTTTTTGTTTGATGTTAAAAAGCACCGTTAAAAGAGTTTTGCCTTTGATCTCTTCATTTGTTAGCTCATAAGTTGATTCATATTTTTTAGTTCCGTCAAAACGGTCGATAATAATTTTCATCCTAGCTCCTTACTCTGGCTTCTTGCCGTCAAGTGAAAATATGCCTGTCACAACGTCTTTGTAGCTAAGTTCAAGCTTGCCGTCTTTTAGTGTGACTATGCTGTGTTTTAAGAAATTTACATCATCTCTTTTTGGATAGTCCTCTCTTGTGTGAGCACCACGGCTCTCAAGACGATTTTGCGCTGCAAGACATGCTGCACGAGAAAGAAGTATAAGGTTGCCAAGCTCGACATAGTCAGTAAATGCTGTGTTCATGACTGGGTTTTGATTTGGCACTTTAAGGGTGTCATATTTTGCTTGGATAGCTTCTAGGTTTTTAGAGAGTTGGTCTAGTTTAGCACCAGTTCTAAAGATACCCATTAGATCCCAGTTATTTTTACCAAGCTCTTCACGAAGTGCGTACATATCATTTACGCCGCCCTCACCTGTTGCTATAGCTTTAAATTTATCTTGCCACATTTTTGCTAGCTCAGAAGTTTTCTTACCGCTTGCAAATTTTGCATTTTGAGCGTAAGCACCAGCACCTTTGCCAGCTAGATCGCCAGTTACAACTGCGTCAGTTAGGCTATTACCGCCAAGGCGGTTTGCACCGTGGATAGATACGCATGAAGCCTCACCACCTACATAAATTCCAGGGATTTTTGTGCTCATATCATCAAATTTAGCTACCTCTATGCCACCCATTGAGTAGTGAGCTGTTGGGCGGATAGGCACTGGTTGCTCGATAAGGTCGATATCTTGGAAAAGCATCGCAGTGTGGCGAATTTTTGGAAGCTTTTTCATGATAGTATCTTTGCCAAGGTGACGAACATCGCAAAGTACATAAGCGCTCATACCCTCGCCAAAGCCTCTACCCTCGCGAATTTCTGTCTCGATCGCACGAGCGACGACGTCACGAGGAGCTAGCTCCATCTTTTCGTGATAGTTTTTCATAAAGCGCTCGCCCTTGTTGTTTAGCAAGTAACCACCCTCGCCACGAGCTGCTTCTGTGATTAGCGTGCCGCCATTTTGAACGCCAGTTGGGTGAAACTGAAGCATCTCAGGGTCTTCAAAACCAAGACCTACTTTAAGCGCAGCAGCGATGCCATCGCCTGTTGCTATAAATGGAACTGATGTGCGGTTATAGAAAATTCTAGTGTATCCGCCAGTTGCAATGACTAGAGATTTGCAAAGAACTGGGTAAATTTGACCATCTTGGATGTTGCGAAGAACGACGCCTTCAACCTTACCATCCTCAAGACCGATCTCAAGTAGCTCGTGATCCATTAGAAATTTAACGCCAGCTGTGATAGCGTCGTCAAGACAGGCGTGCATCAAAACGTGACCAGTTTTATCAGCTGCGTAGTTACAACGTTTTTTGCTAGCGCCACCCATGAAACGAAATGCCACGTCGCCGTTATCTTTACGAGAAAAGAGCATGCCGTTGTAATCTAACTCGTGGATGACTGCGCCTGCTGCCTCGCAAAATTTCACAACTGCATCTTGATCAGCAAGATAAGCTGCACCTTTTACGGTGTCATACGCGTGAAGCTTGAAGCTGTCGCCGTTACTAAAGTCAGTAACGCCGTTTATACCACCCTCTGCCATACAGGTCGCGTTACGTGATGACATCATCTTTGTAGCGACA
Above is a window of Campylobacter concisus DNA encoding:
- the sdhE gene encoding 8-methylmenaquinol:fumarate reductase membrane anchor subunit yields the protein MQNEFAFFPGCVLTQAAKEAKMSLEAIAPVLGWKLHEIKGWSCCGAQQAQDVDPMAALVANARNIALAEQMNMPMLTTCSTCMLTLTRAKSTLDKGAKDRINTFLAEGNMKYNGTSEVTSLLWELYQNVDTLRAKVVKPLSGLKVALFYGCHSLRPEKDLHNKESSVNPKSFETVVSALGATIVPFEKRLDCCGFHASYPAGKSVRKMSSQIVNNADQNGADVVVTPCPLCQMQLDIYQERYQDENHSDVRKPIIHLSQLVGLALGLSVEDLGLDLNIIDASKIA
- the sdhB gene encoding 8-methylmenaquinol:fumarate reductase iron-sulfur subunit — its product is MKIIIDRFDGTKKYESTYELTNEEIKGKTLLTVLFNIKQKKDATLNFTASCRSAICGACAVRVNGHSYLACDTKMNELLAEYGNPDTIRISPLGNFKVISDLMVDWEPSIENLRKIKPSITAKPEFSAAKGCKQSQKEYDKVALEWDCILCGACASECNKLEADASDYMQPFVFVHAYRAAFDSRSKDPMPHLKPAIDNGLWMCVKCQECADRCPKGISACGDITDLRIMAIQKGFNEGMGPDHAEAFLTDLVEGSGRLNEVRLALRSEGVIKNMGKLDIAANLMLAGKMNPLHVFGEEDIEGHDDLVKMINAARKAASKE
- the sdhA gene encoding 8-methylmenaquinol:fumarate reductase flavoprotein subunit yields the protein MSEKFTRREFLQSACISVGALATTAGATNVFAGELPKGNENGLPSVDVLIIGSGGAGLRAATAVRKQYPNSTVVVATKMMSSRNATCMAEGGINGVTDFSNGDSFKLHAYDTVKGAAYLADQDAVVKFCEAAGAVIHELDYNGMLFSRKDNGDVAFRFMGGASKKRCNYAADKTGHVLMHACLDDAITAGVKFLMDHELLEIGLEDGKVEGVVLRNIQDGQIYPVLCKSLVIATGGYTRIFYNRTSVPFIATGDGIAAALKVGLGFEDPEMLQFHPTGVQNGGTLITEAARGEGGYLLNNKGERFMKNYHEKMELAPRDVVARAIETEIREGRGFGEGMSAYVLCDVRHLGKDTIMKKLPKIRHTAMLFQDIDLIEQPVPIRPTAHYSMGGIEVAKFDDMSTKIPGIYVGGEASCVSIHGANRLGGNSLTDAVVTGDLAGKGAGAYAQNAKFASGKKTSELAKMWQDKFKAIATGEGGVNDMYALREELGKNNWDLMGIFRTGAKLDQLSKNLEAIQAKYDTLKVPNQNPVMNTAFTDYVELGNLILLSRAACLAAQNRLESRGAHTREDYPKRDDVNFLKHSIVTLKDGKLELSYKDVVTGIFSLDGKKPE